Proteins from one Leclercia sp. LSNIH1 genomic window:
- the pcoR gene encoding copper response regulator transcription factor PcoR yields MQRILIVEDEQKTGRYLQQGLVEEGYQADLFNNGRDGLGAASKGQYDLIILDVMLPFLDGWQIISALRESGHEEPVLFLTAKDNVRDKVKGLELGADDYLIKPFDFTELVARVRTLLRRARSQAATVCTIADMTVDMVHRTVIRSGKKIHLTGKEYVLLELLLQRTGEVLPRSLISSLVWNMNFDSDTNVIDVAVRRLRSKIDDDFEPKLIHTVRGAGYVLEIREE; encoded by the coding sequence ATGCAGCGTATTTTAATCGTTGAAGACGAACAAAAAACAGGTCGTTACCTGCAGCAGGGACTGGTTGAGGAAGGCTATCAGGCCGATCTCTTTAATAATGGCCGCGATGGTCTCGGGGCCGCGTCGAAGGGACAGTATGATTTGATAATACTGGACGTGATGCTGCCTTTCCTCGACGGGTGGCAAATCATCAGCGCACTGAGGGAGTCCGGGCACGAAGAACCGGTCCTGTTTTTAACCGCAAAGGACAACGTGCGGGACAAAGTGAAAGGACTGGAGCTTGGCGCAGATGACTACCTGATTAAGCCCTTTGATTTTACGGAGCTGGTTGCACGTGTAAGAACCCTGCTGCGCCGGGCACGCTCGCAGGCCGCAACAGTCTGCACCATCGCCGATATGACCGTTGATATGGTGCACCGGACCGTGATCCGTTCGGGGAAGAAGATCCATCTCACCGGTAAAGAATACGTTCTGCTTGAGTTGCTGCTGCAACGCACCGGAGAAGTGTTACCCAGGAGTCTTATCTCGTCCCTGGTCTGGAACATGAATTTTGACAGTGATACGAATGTGATTGATGTCGCCGTGAGACGTCTGAGAAGTAAAATTGATGATGACTTTGAGCCAAAACTGATCCATACCGTTCGCGGTGCCGGATATGTCCTGGAGATCAGAGAAGAGTGA
- the pcoD gene encoding copper resistance inner membrane protein PcoD, translating into MVIFGLPFFQIYGISGVRHETYNLTNFRSFITFAVVTGIILTGINMLLVSNAMSGVTDLRELSIHVIEMVIEETDVGISWIVRLCALFTTLGALFLYTNKRVLSCLLMTMSGGVALATLAWGGHAVMHDGLHYYLHLLSDLTHLGAAGAWTGALVAFAILLMRRNEHNAQSVIVISDSLAKFATAGTVIVVALILSALVNYLYIAEGNLTPLFNSSWGRILLAKTALFVLMLLLAAANRFHLGPRLEVMVREGNYDRSVALMRNSILTEFVVAIIILGAVAWLGMLAPSQVS; encoded by the coding sequence ATGGTAATATTTGGATTGCCATTTTTTCAGATATATGGAATAAGCGGTGTCAGACATGAAACCTATAACCTGACTAATTTCAGGTCGTTTATAACCTTTGCTGTTGTTACAGGCATCATTCTTACTGGCATTAATATGCTCCTGGTATCTAATGCCATGAGTGGAGTAACTGACCTCAGAGAATTATCCATCCATGTTATCGAGATGGTGATAGAAGAAACTGATGTGGGTATTAGCTGGATTGTCAGGCTCTGTGCCCTGTTTACCACACTCGGTGCTTTGTTCCTTTACACTAATAAGAGAGTATTGTCCTGCCTGCTGATGACGATGAGTGGGGGCGTGGCGCTGGCTACACTTGCCTGGGGAGGACACGCCGTTATGCATGACGGTCTGCATTACTATCTCCATTTACTGAGCGATCTGACCCATCTCGGCGCTGCAGGTGCCTGGACAGGTGCTCTGGTTGCATTTGCTATCCTGCTGATGCGCAGAAACGAGCATAATGCACAGAGCGTCATTGTGATATCTGACTCCCTGGCAAAATTTGCCACGGCAGGAACGGTGATTGTTGTAGCCCTGATCCTGAGTGCGCTGGTCAACTATCTGTATATTGCTGAGGGTAACTTAACTCCCTTATTCAACAGTTCCTGGGGGAGGATATTGCTTGCCAAGACGGCTCTGTTTGTTCTGATGCTTCTTCTGGCTGCAGCAAACCGGTTTCACCTGGGTCCCCGGCTTGAAGTTATGGTCAGGGAAGGGAATTATGATCGCAGCGTTGCCCTGATGCGAAACAGCATCCTGACAGAATTCGTTGTTGCGATTATCATTCTGGGCGCCGTAGCGTGGCTCGGAATGCTTGCTCCGTCTCAGGTCAGCTAG
- the pcoB gene encoding copper resistance outer membrane transporter PcoB, which yields MKRNLKAIPVLVAGLFTSQLSIAAGSVSADPHAGHDMSAMQMPADENFTEMTSMEPIVTESRTPIPPVTDADRKAAFGNLQGHAIHDSAINYLVLLDQLEWQRSDNTNNFSWSVNSWIGGDTDRIWLKSEGERSNGETEAAEAQLLWGHAVGPWWDLVAGVRQDFRPASARTWAAVGFQGLALYNFESEITGFVSNGGKAALRLGGEYDVLLTNRLILQPSYEVNFYSQDDESRGRGRGLTDTELGLRLRYEIRREFAPYIGVSWNQLYGKTSDMAKREGEKDHQVVFLAGARIWF from the coding sequence ATGAAGAGAAATTTGAAGGCCATACCTGTTCTGGTCGCCGGTTTGTTTACCTCACAGCTTTCTATTGCGGCGGGCTCCGTCTCTGCAGATCCCCACGCCGGGCACGACATGTCTGCCATGCAGATGCCAGCAGATGAGAATTTCACTGAGATGACGTCAATGGAGCCCATTGTAACTGAGAGCAGAACGCCAATTCCGCCTGTTACCGATGCCGACCGGAAGGCTGCATTCGGCAATTTACAGGGGCATGCGATTCACGACAGTGCGATTAATTATCTGGTTCTGCTGGATCAACTGGAATGGCAACGGTCGGATAACACCAACAATTTCAGCTGGAGTGTTAACAGCTGGATTGGAGGCGACACAGATCGGATTTGGCTAAAGAGTGAAGGTGAACGAAGCAATGGGGAAACGGAGGCGGCTGAAGCGCAGTTACTCTGGGGACATGCGGTTGGCCCATGGTGGGATTTGGTTGCGGGTGTCAGGCAGGATTTCAGACCTGCTTCTGCCCGGACCTGGGCTGCTGTCGGTTTTCAGGGGCTGGCACTCTATAATTTTGAGTCTGAAATTACGGGTTTTGTCAGTAATGGCGGAAAAGCAGCCCTTCGTCTGGGAGGAGAATACGACGTTTTACTGACTAACCGGCTCATACTCCAGCCATCCTATGAGGTGAATTTCTACAGTCAGGATGATGAATCGCGGGGTCGCGGCAGGGGACTGACTGACACAGAGCTGGGGCTCCGGCTGCGCTATGAAATACGCCGTGAGTTTGCACCCTATATAGGCGTTTCCTGGAATCAACTTTACGGGAAAACATCCGATATGGCGAAAAGAGAAGGTGAGAAAGACCATCAGGTAGTATTCCTGGCGGGAGCCAGAATCTGGTTTTAA
- the pcoC gene encoding copper resistance system metallochaperone PcoC, with protein sequence MSILNKAILTGGLVMGVAFSAMAHPELKSSVPQADSAVAAPEKIQLNFSENLTVKFSGAKLTMTGMKGMSSHSPMPVAAKVAPGADPKSMVIIPREPLPAGTYRVDWRAVSSDTHPITGNYTFTVK encoded by the coding sequence ATGTCGATTTTAAATAAAGCCATTCTTACAGGTGGCCTCGTTATGGGCGTTGCTTTCTCTGCTATGGCCCATCCGGAATTAAAAAGCTCTGTGCCACAGGCTGATTCAGCCGTAGCGGCCCCGGAAAAGATTCAGCTTAATTTCTCGGAAAATCTGACCGTGAAATTCTCAGGTGCAAAATTAACGATGACGGGTATGAAAGGCATGTCATCACATTCTCCGATGCCGGTCGCGGCAAAAGTGGCGCCAGGCGCTGACCCTAAATCGATGGTCATTATTCCGCGAGAGCCTTTACCCGCTGGCACTTATCGTGTTGACTGGCGCGCGGTTTCTTCAGATACGCACCCTATTACCGGTAATTACACCTTTACAGTGAAGTAA